In Pleuronectes platessa chromosome 5, fPlePla1.1, whole genome shotgun sequence, a single genomic region encodes these proteins:
- the nyap2a gene encoding neuronal tyrosine-phosphorylated phosphoinositide-3-kinase adapter 2 encodes MTSQQEVPSITRFFQYVEDCGLRTYDGLVIQNASDIARESDRIRNQTNWTYLQEKHQKKRWQQETIKRIGEDVAMATDVSYSGRHFRMGSMTMPAPQDRLPPPSQGFTVRSQSLHSVGGGEDESNHNRKQPPPKPRRDPNTKLSSSSEMVNGGSGLIRRDQQETKEMMEQLEAQCPVYSDDYKKMPPPKPKRNPNTQLSTSFDESYIHNHGKKKSSLRWCESSSQSQSPVSRDMDDDEPVYIEMVGNILRELKGQEVVEDDQGESVYEEMKYPMLEDFVQDTPSVIMDPDAWSQESFCDIPPPFPNLLTHRPPLLVFPPAPAQCSPNSDESPLTPLDVTRLPMIEQVSFSKSSGPESPQKSSHHRKDRDRDRDISSNHTITSSGRSSAPPLPSNFYKSSGSAQDGHGYPRSQSACPSPVSMGRSLTPLSLKRPPPYDTLITGGSIPRSSSSSSSHKAGGSRSKLSNSSSSHGSMQNVSIRTPTSPSDELNNVFTSGRQVVKRSSGSRKSREGEEYRSLPRCDSKDKERPSSPHSSRMGRSSVSPTMMLSGGGVGGESKSVCKLGRSASTSGVPSPGTTLQRHLHEAHHPALRQMPWLCGDATMMEMIEKKQVLCQEIKARQRPEKNLCKQDSMPILPSWKKKHPPPYSAPAAVTTAGLTSTVFWDTAI; translated from the exons ATGACATCTCAGCAGGAGGTGCCTTCCATCACCAGGTTTTTCCAGTATGTGGAGGACTGTGGACTTCGAACCTACGATGGTTTGGTGATACAAAATGCTTCGGATATTGCCAGAGAAAGTGACCGCATTCGTAATCAGACCAACTGGACCTACCTGCAGGAAAAACACCAGAAGAAGAGATGGCAGCAAGAAACCATCAAGAg GATTGGCGAAGATGTTGCGATGGCAACAGACGTGTCATACTCTGGACGACATTTCAGGATGGGTTCCATGACGATGCCAGCACCACAAGACCGATTACCCCCTCCAAGTCAGGGCTTCACAGTCCGATCCCAGTCCCTCCACTCTGTGGGCGGAGGAGAGGACGAGTCCAACCACAACCGAAAACAACCCCCACCCAAACCGAGGAGAGACCCCAACACCAAACTGAGTAGCAGCTCTGAGATGGTGAATGGAGGCTCTGGACTTATCAGGAGAGATCAACAAGAGACCAAAGAGAtgatggagcagctggagg CTCAATGCCCTGTCTACTCTGATGACTACAAGAAGATGCCTCCACCTAAACCTAAGAGGAACCCAAACACTCAACTCAGCACCTCCTTTGACGAGTCCTACATCCACAACCACGGCAAAAAGAAGTCTTCTTTGAGGTGGTGTGAATCTTCATCCCAGAGTCAGAGTCCAGTATCCAGGGACATGGACGACGATGAGCCAGTTTATATTGAGATGGTGGGAAACATCCTGCGCGAGTTGAAAGGGCAGGAAGTGGTGGAGGATGATCAGGGTGAGTCTGTATATGAGGAGATGAAATATCCGATGTTGGAGGACTTTGTGCAGGACACTCCCTCTGTCATCATGGATCCTGATGCCTGGTCCCAAGAATCTTTCTGCGACATTCCTCCACCCTTCCCGAATCTCCTGACACATCGTCCACCCTTGCTCGTCTTCCCCCCTGCCCCAGCTCAGTGCTCCCCCAACTCTGATGAGTCTCCCCTTACACCATTAGATGTTACCCGGCTTCCCATGATAGAACAAGTCTCATTCAGCAAATCAAGTGGTCCTGAATCCCCTCAGAAATCAAGCCACCACCGCAAAGACAGAGATCGAGACAGAGACATCTCCTCCAACCACACCATCACATCCTCTGGTCGAtcatcagctcctcctctcccatcaAACTTCTACAAGTCATCCGGCTCAGCCCAAGATGGTCATGGTTACCCCCGTAGCCAATCAGCATGTCCATCTCCGGTCAGCATGGGTCGCTCTTTGACCCCTCTGAGCCTGAAGAGGCCACCGCCATATGATACATTGATAACTGGTGGAAGTATACCtcgctcttcatcttcatcatcctcacacAAAGCAGGGGGAAGCAGATCTAAACTTAGTaactcctcctccagccacGGTTCCATGCAGAATGTTTCAATAAGGACTCCAACAAGCCCATCGGACGAACTTAACAATGTGTTTACGTCAGGTCGACAGGTGGTGAAGAGGAGTTCAGGAAGCAGGAAGAGCAGAGAAGGTGAAG aatACAGGTCTCTGCCTCGATGTGACAGTAAAGACAAAGAGCGACCATCCAGTCCACATTCGAGCAGGATGGGCAGGTCGTCTGTCAGTCCCACCATGATGCTGTCTGGAGGGGGAGTCGGAGGAG AATCAAAGTCTGTTTGTAAACTCGGCCGTTCAGCCTCGACGTCAGGAGTTCCTTCACCTGGAACGACACTACAACGTCACCTGCACGAAGCGCATCACCCTGCCCTTAGACAG ATGCCATGGCTCTGCGGCGACGCCACCATGATGGAGATGATCGAAAAGAAACAAGTTCTGTGTCAAGAGATTAAAGCTCGACAGCGGCCCgagaaaaatctgtgtaaacaAGATAGTATGCCCATCCTGCCCAGCTGGAAGAAGAAACATCCACCGCCATATTCAGCCCCTGCCGCTGTTACCACCGCTGGACTGACCAGCACCGTATTTTGGGACACCGCCATTTGA